tTGAAACTGATACATTTTCCTCAAGAGCAAGGTATTAATCTATCATAAGAGGGGTTCACCACGGGCTCGACCCGGGAATCATGCTCCTGCAAGTGAACTATCTATGAGCCTTGGTCGTTCCACTGGCTACTTCTGAAATGATAGCAGCTTCTTATCTTAACACCGGCTCGCTTCAATATTCGACATTTTCTGAAGATTACCCTTGAATAGATTCAGTTCTTCAAACCACCCCTGAACAGACCATCATCTTTATCAATGTTTTGTTTTGCTGTTCGCCACACTTGCCAAGGTAACCAGGAGGATGTAGCCAAGCTGGCGCAATATTGTAGCCATGTAGACCACATGTAGTCGTGGGTACGTCAGGGGTGAGGGGCCATTATCCAAGGCTcgactttgtattttttttttttttttttgaggtggctGAAAACTGGAAGATCTAATTTGTATTGAATTACGCAAGGATACAATAGCACAGGCACATATAATAATACGATCGCAACCTACAAAAATGATAAAATCCGATTCTCTTTAAATTATATTCACTAACTTTTATTTTATAAAAATTAGATATTTGCAAATGTGTGAGCTTGTATGATTTTATTCATAACTATAGCCTGTATATACTATGTATGGTTTAAATTTTCAAACATTTGCCACTTTGGAGAGAATATTTTCGCCTCAGTGGTCCAAAAACCTTAATACAACACTGCATGTAATTTCTGAAGATCCAAGCAGACATCCACCGTGAAACAGACATAAATGCAAAAGTGATTCGTTATTACACAAGACTGGTCGTAGTAAATTGTCATTATATATCAAAGATCACTATATTACAATgattttccttcatatatatatatatatatatatatatatatatatatatatatatatatatatatttttttttttgctttgtcgctgtctcccgcgtttgcgaggtagcgcaaggaaacagacgaaagaaatggcacaacccacccccatacacatgtatatacatacgtccacacacgcaaatatacatacctacacagctttccatggtttaccccagacgcttcacatgccctgattcaatccactgacagcacgtcaaccccggtataccacatcgctccaattcactctattccttgccctcctttcaccctcctgcatgttcaggccccgatcacacaaaatctttttcactccatctttccacctccaatttggtctccctcttctcctcgttccctccacctccgacacatatatcctcttggtcaatctttcctcactcattctctccatgtgcccaaaccatttcaaaacaccctcttctgctctctcaaccacgctctttttatttccacacatctctcttacccttacgttacttactcgatcaaaccacctcacaccacacattgtcctcaaacatttccagcacatccatcctcctgcgcacaactctatccatagtccacgcctcgcaaccatacaacattgttggaaccactattccttcaaacatacccatttttgctttccgagataatgttctcgacttccacacattcttcaaggctcccagaattttcgccccctcccccaccctatgatccacttccgcttccatggttccatccgctgccagatccactcccagatatctaaaacacttcacttcctccagtttctctccattcaaactcacctcccaattgacttgaccctcaaccctactgtacctaataaccttgctcttattcacatttactcttaacttttttctttcacacactttaccaaactcagtcaccagcttctgcagtttctcatatgaatcagccaccagcgctgtatcatcagcgaacaacaactgactcacttcccaagctctctcatccccaacagacttcatacttgcccctctttccaaaactcttgcattcacctccctaacaaccccatccataaacaaattaaacaaccatggagacatcacacacccctgccgcaaacctacattcactgagaaccaatcactttcctctcttcctacacgtacacatgccttacatcctcgataaaaacttttcactgcttctaacaacttgcctcccacaccatatattcttaataccttccacagagcatctctatcaactctatcatatgccttctccagatccataaatgctacatacaaatccatttgcttttctaagtatttctcacatacattcttcaaagcaaacacctgatccacacatcctctaccacttctgaaaccacactgctcttccccaatcaataccctcccatataatctaacatatatatatatatatatatatatatatatatatatatatatatatatatatatatatatatatatatatatgaatgaatgcaagagttttggaaagaggggcaagtatgaagtctgttggggatgagagagcttgggaagtgagtcagttgttgttcgctgatgatacagcgctggtggctgattcatgtgagaaactgcagaagctggtgactgagtttggtaaagtgtgtgaaagaagaaagttaagagtaaatgtgaataagagcaaggttattaggtacagtagggttgagggtcaagtcaattgggaggtgagtttgaatggagaaaaactggaggaagtgaagtgttttagatatctgggagtggatctggcagcggatggaaccatggaagcggaagtggatcatagggtgggggagggggcgaaaattctgggagccttgaagaatgtgtggaagtcgagaacattatctcggaaagcaaaaatgggtatgtttgaaggaatagtggttccaacaatgttgtatggttgcgaggcgtggactatggatagagttgtgcgtaggaggatggatgtgctggaaatgagatgtttgaggacaatgtgtggtgtgaggtggtttgatcgagtaagtaacgtaagggtaagagagatgtgtggaaataaaaaagagcgtggttgagagagcagaagagggtgttttgaaatggtttggtcacatggagagaatgagttaggaaagattgaccaagaggatatatgtgtcggaggtggagggaacgaggagaagagggaaaccaaattggaggtggaaagatggagtgaaaaagattttgtgtgatcggggcctgaacatgcaggaggttcacgtgaaaggagggcaaggaatagtgaattggagcgatgtggtataccggggttgacgtgctgtcagtggattgaatcaaggcatgtgaagcgtctggggtaaaccatggaaagctgtgtaggtatgtatatttgcgtgtgtggacgtatgtatatacatgtgtatggggtgggttgggccatttctttcgtctgtttccttgcgctacctcgcaaacgcgggagacagcgacaaagaaaaaaaaaaaaaaatatatatatatatatatatatatatatatatatatatatatatatatatatatatatatatatatatatatactcttcatcAACTGAATCATACAATATATTTTGTTATGGGACACGTATCGCTAGTTTCTTCATCTGATGTTATCTAATTTCAATGTATGATAAGGAACATTTGTTATATTATACTGTACATATcctattttcttttaaagttatgTCATGCCGTTCTAAGAAGAGACCAGATCTCAGAGCTACACACGAGAGGAGTTTACTTCGAAAATTTAACACCTAAACAATTCTACTTAAACAGAAAGCATGTGGACTCTACTCTCCATGTGATGGGGAAAGTCCACACAATGTACCAGCTTAAGTCCAAATATGTCCTAAATTCTGGTGTCTGAATATATGGCATATGCTAAATAAGCCACAATTTGGGGATGCTGTACTTCATCCAATGTCTGTCTGCTTTTTTCTTTTAGGTAAGGTGGATGTGGACGaaccagtgaattgtaaagagtgacGATGATTTCCCTAGAGTGAAATTCGAAGGGCCTACCTATGAATCCGGGacttttgttcgctcttttcattgcttctgtgcactactttcctggttttaggtcaccagaaatTATTACTCCCTAGTCATTATATCAATTTACCTTTGCagtccaacagaattcatactgttgcTTACCTTTTCGTTgttactaccgatatgtaaagccttgctcttattgataTCAAAATACACGTGCCACGTATGAGCCCTGTCCACCAGATTGAAGCTGTGGACATTCAAGTTCATTAGTAGATTTATATCTCAACTTTGTACCATATTTTGCAATGTAGCCCAATTATCAGTAGCATTACTATATAGGAGATAGAGAACCGGTTCGAAGActaatccttgtggcactccacttgttacgtttaaccattTTGTtcacggccagtcaaccaatttcccgtccactgaagtacaacctcaCCACTGCCATGTGACTTGACTTTTGCAAGCAGCTTTTGACGTGGaactttatcgaaagctttttgaaaatctggaCAGATAACATCACCTGCTTTACTTTCGGCATACATGTTTcttatagtatataaaaaaaaaagaaaagatcaagCAAATTTATTAGACATGATCGATTTCGTCGAAaatcatgctgagaatcatttatcaaatggcgatcctctaaatggtttacaatttgatttcgaatgatggtttcctaaAGTTTTttaactacagacgttaagctaacagCACGATAATTTTCGGGCAGTGACcctaccttttttgaatatcggtgttatattggcaaacttccattcatctaaaacttttcccatagcaagtgacttgttgaaaagggcagtcaattGCTTAACTAtatcatttttcgcctcttttatTGTTCTGGGATGGAATTTATCAGGGCCTAccattttatttatttctattttctttattgGATCCGGGATATGGGTTGTGTCTTAATTCGTAAATACAAATGCAGAAAAAGTCATTTAATGTTCTGCTACGACTTTGCTGTCTTGAACCATGTCATCGTTTTCCGTGACTAATTgacctattgactgggtaatgactcttgcttccaacataactataaaacttctaaggtttcttttattattttgagCAACAAGCGCCTCATATATGATGTTTAATTTGATATATGAATCTTACTTTCTCTACGCAAATGTGTTTGATTTACTCTTTCATGCTGGTTATTGGATTTTCTCCGTTTCTAATGAGCTACTGTCTTAGACAAGAGGCACTTTTTATGTCaccgttccaccaccttggcttcgttttagaaatagatAGTATACTACCCACTGGCTCGTATGCTCCCTCTACTGCGTTGAGgtattttactgaagcttttgcttgttacgttcatgtcattttcattgaacATATTATCCAAGGTTTGCCTGTCAAAAGCAATGCGAAATTATTAAACTTTGCACGTTTAAATTCGGGTATTTTTCGCCACTGTCATGTTGACCATTACATGTACTGCTGAAAGCGATCTCAAAAGTAATTTTTCGGTGATCAATAGCACCAAACTTTTCTTCAACCTTAACATTATCATAAACGAGTAGGATTCTCGACTAATAGGATCACGGCACTGTCAAGCAAATTAACCTAATGCTACGCCCGGCCCGGAGTTACTGGAAAAGGGATTCTCCTTATTGAGATACCGGTATGTTAAAATTTTCTATAGTGATgaaatcttgttcattacaaatttctgatGACTGATGATAAAATCTTTCGTCTTCCTCTGATTCGGAGGGTCGTATGAACTAGctctactgttattttcttatgtgATCTATCCTcagaatcagaaaaaaaatgaagtcgaCAATTTCAACAGCTACAACATTTCTGTTACGAAATTTGAATGaactttaacaaagagcaagacatcCCGTCTGCTTTCTTTCCCCTGTCGCTGTTAAATAAGGTGCCCCACTAGAAGTGAGTATTCGGCGAGGAAATCTCTCTTAATATTCAACCAAGATTAGGAACGTTGACATCTCAGCCAAGTCCTCCCTACTGCTCAAACTTAAAATGACACCAACATAGTTAACACAGCGAGTCGGGTAACATTTAGCTAgccatgctaaaaaaaaaaaatctcacgaACCCCTTGTATCTTCTTCACAATTAGAGACTATGAATATTTGGTGGAATGCAGATTAAAAGGAGAAATTTTTATCGCTGCGTAGATTACCAGTTATCTGTGTAATATTTTTGATGTTTAACCTAATGTCGGCAGTTCTTGAAAGGTTACCGCTCAGGTctgttagatgaaaaaaaaaagaatgcatgtTTTAGACGACTGATATCACGGACGACCTTCAAGTTTAGGATAAGCTTAAGCAATGACATAAACGTTGATATTTTCGAATTTACATGTTCTGTACCGTAACTCTAACCTAAATCGTACACTCAAGATATTAATTCTGTAGCAAACGCTAAGATGTTACCTCTTGCGTACTCTGTGCGTCTGACTCAAAGTGCTATTCCAGGTTACGTTATTCTAACGGACATTATTGTTCATAATTCTGTAAAATAAAAGGCATACTAAATCTCCACCAACACATACATGTACAATGTGATGGAAATATTCGCTTCTGTTATTAATCTTACGGGCTGACAAATTCCAAGAAACTTTAGTGACATCATCTAGTTATGCAGGTGTAAACTATATTCAATAACATACGGTAGTAAAACAGTTTTTATGCTCTACCAGTATAAAACGGAGTCTTATTTCTTGAATGAGTCTAAgaacttaatctctctctctctctctctctctctctctctctctctctctctctctctctctctctctctctctccaactgaaTCCTGGTATAACCCAAGAcgtttctaaaggttcctgcagcccaataccgtgctacttccagtaacagggaaatggagactcccttggagtgagaaattctttgacgagactataagCTCTATTGATACACCCTCGCTAAACGCGACTTTTCACATGTGTTGTAACTTCTTGCTGGCGGAGCCCcttaacacctacacacacacacacaatatatatatatatatatatatatatatatatatatatatatatatatatatatatatatatatatatatatatatatccctggggataggggcgaaagaatacttccacgtattccccgagtgtcgtaaaaggcgactaaaacgggtgggagcaggggtctggaaatcctcccctcccatttttaattttccagaagagggaacagagaaggggccaagtgaagatatccCCTCTAAGACTcaggactcagtcctctgttcttaacgctaacgcgggaaatggcgaatatatatatatatatatatatatatatatatatatatatatatatatatatatatatatatatatatatatccctggggataggggagaaagaatacttcccatgtattccctgcgtgtcgtagaaggcgactaaaagggaagggagcggggggctggaaatcctcccctctttttttttttttttttttttttttttttttttttcccaaagaaggaacagagaagggggccagatgaggatattccctcaaaggcccagtcctctgttcttaacgctacctcgctaatgcgggaaatggcgaatagtatgaaagaaaaaagaaagaaatatatatatatatctgggagtggatctggcagcggatggaaccatggaagcggaagtggatcatagggtgggggagggggcgaaaatcctggaagccttgaagaatgtgtggaagtcgagaacattatctcggaaagcaaaaatgggtatgtttgaaggaatagtggttccaacaatgttgtatggttgcgaggcgtgggctatggatagagttgtgcgcaggaggatggatatgctggaaatgagatgtttgaggacaatgtgtggtgtgaggtggtttgatcgagtaagtaacgtaagggtaagagagatgtgtggaaataaaaagagcgtggttgagagagcagaagagggtgttttgaaatggtttgggcacatggagagaatgagtgaggaaagattgaccaagagaatatatgtgtcggaggtggagggaacgaggagaagtaggagaccaaattggaggtggaaagatggagtgaaaaagattttgtgtgatcgggccctgaacatgcaggagggtgaaaggagggcaaggaatagagtgaattggatcgatgtggtataccggggttgacgtgctgtcagtggattgaatcagggcatgtgaagcgtctggggtaaaccatggaaagctgtgtaggtatgtatatttgcgtgtgtggacgtgtatgtatatacatgtgtatgggggtgggttgggccatttctttcgtctgtttccttgcgctacctcgcaaacgcgggagacagcgacaaatatatatatatatatatatatatatatatatgtatatatatatatatatatatatatatatatatatatatatatatatatatatatatatatatatatattcctgagtccacggggaaaatgaaacacgataagttcctaagtgaaCTTTCGTGCACtaatcacatcttcagaggagacacaagagagaaatataagtcagttgatatacatcgaagagacgaagctaggacgacatttggtaaacatgtgattgtccaagacatacaacgagcgttcataaacttatcattttacaaatttcatcaacaataaagttatctaatttgtatagcctatcactaatatcaagataataattctttgtgtatttgataataggagattcaacgatatttctcgtggtaatagagttagagttaataactgagatggcattacttcagtcaatacaatgatcatagtttttaacgtgattaaacaaggcatttgattcttgtcccgttcttatactatatttaagttgcttaaatctaacagaaagatccttaccagtctgcccaccataaaatttatcaatttccacatggcctccaagagaattttctggtaaattcctgattaagatattcgttaatcaactgacttatatttctctcttgtgtctctcctgatgatgtgattattacacgaaagtgcacttgggaacttatcgtgtttcattttccccgtggactcataggaatatataaatacaggtatatatatatatatatatacatatatatatatatatatatatatatatatatatatttatatatatatatatttatatatatatatatatatatatatatatatatatatatatatttatatatatatatatatatatatatatatgtatatatatatatatatatatatatatatatatatatatatatatatatatatatatatatattcttgtgaaaTATCACCAATTTTCCTCATTAACAATTCACCTCCATTACTTCAGTTCACCTCAGTGAATTGTATACGTCACATCCTTACATCTGCTTCTTTTTCTCAAACTCCATTTATTTGTGTGTGATGCAGGAATTCACAACACttatgagagagaaaaatatagatgtatcattatcattttacgaCTTTATGACGAAATCCCTGAGACAGTGATGGCGTGACACCTCTTCGTGTGGATTTTTCCGGAGAGCAAGTCAGAGATGATGTGATATTTTCATGATCGATAGGAAAAAAACGTATCTAAAGACCAAAACTTTTCAAGATAAAAGATCTCTGAATATATGAACACGTCTCGTGGATTATAAAGGAAGGATGAAGCGATGGCAGCCGCTTTCAGCTGGGGAGGAACTTCGAGTGTTGTGGCCACGACAAGATGGTTGCAGTAAGGACTCTGGTCGCATCATGGATAGTACTGGGGTTCCTGCTTTACGCAGTTCACCCTTTGCAGAAGACTAAGACCTCTCCGGACACCCTGTGTTGCCATGACATGCTACAAGCTGTGTTGCCAAGCCTTCTGTCTGGGCGGGAATTCGTCTTGTATCTGGACCCTCACCTGGGCGTGAACTCACTGAAGGAGCTACTGAGTTTTCCAGGCCTGAAGGATCACCCCCGGATTCTGGTCAACCTGGCCTCCGACGGGTCAGCATGGTCCCTAAGCCAGACTCCGGCAGTACTGCGGGGAGCTAATCTTGTCCATATAGTCGTGTTTCAGGAGGATCCTCGGCCATTCTTTGAGTCCGTGTCTCTCCAGTGGAACCCAAAATATCTGGTACTCTTTAGCCTTTCTTTGAATATATTTCAACATCTCTTGACAGCTGAAGTTTTTAATGGGCCAGAGAAGTTGGTTCTTTTTGAGCGACAGTCACATGAAAGCAGCAAAACTGTCCCCATGCCTGAGGCGTACACTTACCTCCCATTCTCGAGGGAAAATCCCATAACTTCGCTGGGAGTGTGGAATGCTTCAGTCTCTGTGTCTCTCGAGGACGTCTTCCCTGACCGCTTTCCATCTTTCAATGGCTATAAGTTCTGGCTCGGCACCTGGTTTGACGATTACCCTTACCTGCACCAGTCCAAGAGGGATCCTGAAGGTGTAGGTGACGGCGTGGAAGTAGAGATGCTAGATGCCCTGGCCATGACACTAAATTTCACCTACCACCTGACCACAGAGCCTCCTGACCTCAACTGGGGAGACTACGAAAATGGTTCCTGGACCGGCATGTTGGGCATGGTTCACTCTGGTGATAAGAACTTCACCGTCAACTACTTCGGCTTCACAAACGAACGGATCGAGGCTTTCGACGCCAGCGTGTCCTACTGGAACGAGGGCTTCGGCTTAGCGCTCCTCACCCCGCCTCCCCTGCCCAAGTGGCGCAGTGTGTACTACCCATTCATGCCGCTGGTGTGGGCCTCCGTCACCGCCACCTTCATTATCGCTGTCGTCATTATGTTCCTGCAGGTGAGCGACGGGTCATTACTGGGAAGGAAAGTATAACCACCACTTGTTATCCCTCTGTACAGTAATTAGTAGCCGCTGTTACTACTTACACTCTTGTACCAATCCCGCCAGGACTGCTTGTTTCCCATACCTTCACGACTAATACTGAATTACAGTTTTCTTGTAACTATCACTTGTAACACATTGCACAGCTACATCTACTTTTTACCTGTAGCTTCGGCAGTGGATACTGACCTCTTGCAATTACCTTTTAACCCACCGTGTATTAAGCTGGCGTAAGATGTCCAAAAACGAAGAATTTTGTTTCATATTCCtaggagtgggtggaggaggacccgTTGCTGGGCGGGGTTGGGAGGACGTGGCCCTACCTGCTACGGCCGGTGGTGAGCCACAGCCTGCCgctgctgcccacctcccactggcAACGGGTGTTCGTCGGTACGTGGTGGCTCTACTGCTTCATCCTCACCACCGCCTACACTGCCAACCTCAtcgccttcctcaccatccctgtGTTTCCTGAGCGTATCCAGACCGTCCAGCAGCTGGCCCAGAGTGACTACAGGTAATGACTTGTACCTAGACCGTCCAGCAGCTGGCCCAGAGTGACTACAGGTAATGGCTTGTATCTAGCCCGTCCAGCAGCTGGCCCAGAGTGACTACAGGTATCCAGACCGTCCAGCAGCTGGCCCACGGAGGTTACAGTTAATGGTTCATCTAGACCTCAGAACGCCAGTCGTAGCTTGGTTACGGGTAATGACTTGCGTCCAGACCGCCAAGCAGCTGGCCCATGGTGACTGTAGTCGTTACTGGTTCACGTAAGTCGTCTGCAAATGATTTAGGATGTTACAATCCTACTGGGTCCAGAACTGTCAGCAGTCACAAGTGGCTCCTCATACACTGTATTTACACGAGGTTCCTCATACATTGTATTCACACGTGG
This window of the Panulirus ornatus isolate Po-2019 chromosome 1, ASM3632096v1, whole genome shotgun sequence genome carries:
- the LOC139749939 gene encoding ionotropic receptor 21a-like, whose product is MVAVRTLVASWIVLGFLLYAVHPLQKTKTSPDTLCCHDMLQAVLPSLLSGREFVLYLDPHLGVNSLKELLSFPGLKDHPRILVNLASDGSAWSLSQTPAVLRGANLVHIVVFQEDPRPFFESVSLQWNPKYLVLFSLSLNIFQHLLTAEVFNGPEKLVLFERQSHESSKTVPMPEAYTYLPFSRENPITSLGVWNASVSVSLEDVFPDRFPSFNGYKFWLGTWFDDYPYLHQSKRDPEGVGDGVEVEMLDALAMTLNFTYHLTTEPPDLNWGDYENGSWTGMLGMVHSGDKNFTVNYFGFTNERIEAFDASVSYWNEGFGLALLTPPPLPKWRSVYYPFMPLVWASVTATFIIAVVIMFLQEWVEEDPLLGGVGRTWPYLLRPVVSHSLPLLPTSHWQRVFVGTWWLYCFILTTAYTANLIAFLTIPVFPERIQTVQQLAQSDYRVSMYDYGEFVPAALKSSKDPYYRTLGERLDLYSTDDESMYPVLNGTHAYIESYSYSLVYIFDVYQVTNAYMLREQLYPGHLCWYFQKNTAWKYKFDHGIQRLVEAGLIQHWLKEKTEDFLGVDYERKQQQKAKERVITALSLEHVQGIFFILLLGWGLSSLVFLLEVITRRWSMKAY